Part of the Methanobacterium paludis genome is shown below.
GCACCAGAATCTCCGACAACAATAGTTTTTAAAGTTATTTCTATCTTTTTTATTTTAATTCCAGATGATTCCATATCCTGCTGCATTTTAACCATTGATCGTTTTATGCTGTCTACAATTTCATTGATGGCAACTCCTTTAATCTCAGGCAACCCACCATCATTTTTTAGCCATTTAAAAAATTTGTTGAACATTTAAATTCTCCAAATACATTTTAAATAATTTCCAGGGCTTAGTAATTATTGAACCCCTGATTCTCAATAAATGATTATTATAAATTTGTAATAAATGTTCGTGTACAAATATGAAAGTAAGTATTTCAGAATGGATGAATTGTTATAATGTTACTATAAGTAGGTTAAATTGGGAATACAAAAAAAATAGAGTATCCTTAAATAGAATTAAAATTAAAACAAAAATTTAAAAAAAATAACTCGTTTCATTCACCTATGATGAAATATGTTATAATTAAATATTTAAAGAAATTTTTTTTAAAGAAATTTTGCCCGCATTCTAACTCACTGGATCACAGGTAGCTCACCATCATTCCTCCCCGAGCAACCCTCGAAGCGGGCAGTCTGTCCAGCACTGGGTTTCTCCTATTCATCGCAGGTTCAACCAATCTCTTAAGAGGACCGTAGGCGCCAGTCGTAATGATAAACATTACGATACGACAATTATGATATATACGTTAAAGGGTTATATCACTATCGATCTGGGAATACCATCAAACTATTTCTTCCCAAATTCCACCAAATCCTCTGAGTGAACTGGCATGAACCATTTCTGGGCTATGAAAGTAGGTATCACAGCACTTGCAATCACAACTCCCACAAGCACGGAGTATTGAACTTGGGTTATATAACCTGCATTCAGACCGAAAACACTGGCTATTGTACCAAAGGTTAGTCCTGTACTCATGAGGAGCGTTGTGTACATACTTCCGTTAGGTATGTATTTTTTCGCAAGGAAGTAAACTCCTGCAAATTTTGAGATGATCTTTATGGCAAAGAAGATGGCAAAAAGCCCCAGCGCACCTATTATGAGAGGTGCAGATACTTTCAGACCACCAACTATGAAAAATACGGGAGTTATAACTGCATATGCAACCGTTCGCAGTCTTCTGTTCACCATCTTCGTGCAGGAAGTTTCTGTGAAATGTTTGGACATTAAAAGTCCCATCAGAAATGCAGGTAAAACCGCTTGACCATTTCCAAGGTTTGCAAAGTACACAAAGATCAGGAGCAGTAGAAATACATACTTTATCTCAGGTTCAACCACTTTATCTTTGAGTTTGGGATTATTAAAGAACCATTTTGAGAATTGGGCTGCAAGAACTATTACACCAAGGGAAACCACTATAAAAAGGACTGTGTAGATAGTTGGTTTTATAAATAAAATGCTCAATACCACTGCTGTGGACATATCAGTTATGAAAGTTGCTGCCATAAGCAGTTTGCCTAACTCGGTTTTAGAAAGGCCTGTTTCAACCAATACGGAATATATTACTGCTACAGATGTTGTTGATAGGGCTGTTGCTGCTATTAAAGATGCCTGCAGATTCCAAATTAAGATGTAAAAGGTGAATAGAAAAACTCCTATAAAAGGCAGCAGAAAAGAAGATAACCCAATAAGGAAGCTTTCTTTAAACTTGCTTCTCATGAGATCTGTATCGACCTCAGTACCTGCAAGGAACGTGAGGAGTATTCCTCCAAAACTTGCAATATAAACCATCCATGCTTCGGGTTGTAGTATGCCTAAGTTTCCTGCAATTGCACCTAAAATAATTTCTATTATTGCTACCGCAAGTCCTGTTCTCAGTGAAATAAGACTCGCTATTAAAATAAGTATTCCCAAGATTAAAGGATACGCGTCTACGTACATTAATTATTCCTCCTGCTTTTCTAGTTTC
Proteins encoded:
- a CDS encoding cation:proton antiporter, with the translated sequence MYVDAYPLILGILILIASLISLRTGLAVAIIEIILGAIAGNLGILQPEAWMVYIASFGGILLTFLAGTEVDTDLMRSKFKESFLIGLSSFLLPFIGVFLFTFYILIWNLQASLIAATALSTTSVAVIYSVLVETGLSKTELGKLLMAATFITDMSTAVVLSILFIKPTIYTVLFIVVSLGVIVLAAQFSKWFFNNPKLKDKVVEPEIKYVFLLLLIFVYFANLGNGQAVLPAFLMGLLMSKHFTETSCTKMVNRRLRTVAYAVITPVFFIVGGLKVSAPLIIGALGLFAIFFAIKIISKFAGVYFLAKKYIPNGSMYTTLLMSTGLTFGTIASVFGLNAGYITQVQYSVLVGVVIASAVIPTFIAQKWFMPVHSEDLVEFGKK